One segment of Minwuia thermotolerans DNA contains the following:
- a CDS encoding ABC transporter ATP-binding protein has translation MMAILEVQGLKAYYGQIEALHGLDFHLEEGEITAMLGANGAGKTTSLRAICGMVRTQGKIVVEGESVVGKSTESIVSRHKIAHVPEGRGTFVRVSTEENLRLGAFTRRDREIEQDYERVYHYFPRLKERRNQQAGTLSGGEQQMLAIGRALMLRPKIMLLDEPSFGLAPIITEELFGILEKINKEENVSMLVVEQNANLALAISRRAYLLETGNIAMTGPADEIMNDEQVRKSYLGY, from the coding sequence GTGATGGCGATACTCGAGGTACAGGGCCTGAAGGCCTATTACGGACAGATCGAGGCGCTGCATGGTCTCGACTTCCATCTGGAAGAAGGCGAGATCACGGCGATGCTGGGCGCCAACGGCGCCGGCAAGACCACCAGTCTGCGCGCGATCTGCGGCATGGTGCGGACCCAGGGCAAGATCGTCGTCGAAGGCGAGTCGGTGGTCGGCAAGAGCACCGAATCCATCGTCTCGAGACACAAGATCGCCCATGTCCCGGAAGGACGCGGCACCTTCGTGCGCGTGTCGACCGAGGAGAACCTCCGGCTCGGCGCCTTCACCCGGCGCGACAGGGAGATCGAGCAGGACTACGAGCGCGTCTACCACTATTTCCCGCGCCTCAAGGAGCGCCGCAACCAGCAGGCGGGCACGCTCTCGGGCGGCGAGCAGCAGATGCTCGCCATCGGCCGCGCGCTGATGCTGCGGCCGAAGATCATGCTGCTCGACGAGCCTTCCTTCGGCCTGGCGCCGATCATCACCGAGGAGTTGTTCGGCATCCTCGAGAAGATCAACAAGGAAGAGAATGTCAGCATGCTGGTGGTCGAGCAGAACGCCAACCTGGCGCTCGCCATCTCCCGGCGCGCCTACCTGCTCGAGACGGGCAACATCGCGATGACGGGCCCGGCGGACGAGATCATGAACGACGAGCAGGTACGCAAGTCGTACCTGGGTTACTGA
- a CDS encoding ABC transporter substrate-binding protein, giving the protein MKLSTQSLIAAAALAVVAVGAAEARNAPGVTDDEIKIGNTNPYSGPAAAYGAIGKTIGACFDKVNAEGGINGRKINFISVDDGYSPPRTVEQTRKLVERENVALIFQGLGTPTNSAVHAYLNKKKVPQLFVATGATKWGQPKEFPWTMGWQPNYQSEGVVYARYILQNVENPKVAILYQNDDYGKDYVHGMEIGLGDKADEIIVARESYEVTDPTIESQVVNLANSGANVFYNVTTPKFAAQAITKVHELDWDPLQLLNSVSNSIGSVVSKAGFEKGQGMITAYYLKDPGNPSYQNDEDYKAWSTFMDEYYPDGDKTDAFTVFGWSVCNTMVQVLKQAGDDLSRENIMAQAASLKDYNAPMLLPGITINTGPNDFYPIEQWQLAKFEGKEWKLFGEVLAGAVGSGS; this is encoded by the coding sequence ATGAAACTTTCTACCCAGAGCCTGATTGCCGCGGCGGCGCTCGCCGTCGTGGCGGTCGGCGCAGCCGAGGCGCGCAACGCCCCGGGCGTGACCGACGACGAGATCAAGATCGGCAACACCAATCCCTATTCGGGCCCCGCTGCCGCCTACGGCGCCATCGGCAAGACCATCGGCGCCTGCTTCGACAAGGTGAACGCCGAGGGCGGCATCAACGGCCGCAAGATCAACTTCATCTCGGTCGACGACGGCTACAGCCCGCCGCGCACCGTGGAGCAGACCCGCAAGCTGGTCGAGCGCGAGAACGTCGCCCTGATTTTCCAGGGCCTCGGCACGCCGACCAACTCGGCGGTCCACGCCTACCTGAACAAGAAGAAGGTGCCGCAGCTCTTCGTCGCCACCGGCGCCACCAAGTGGGGCCAGCCGAAGGAGTTCCCGTGGACCATGGGCTGGCAGCCGAACTACCAGTCCGAAGGCGTGGTCTACGCCCGCTACATCCTGCAGAATGTCGAGAATCCGAAGGTCGCGATCCTCTACCAGAACGACGACTATGGTAAGGACTACGTCCACGGCATGGAGATCGGTCTGGGCGACAAGGCCGACGAGATCATTGTCGCCCGCGAGTCCTACGAGGTGACCGATCCGACCATCGAGTCCCAGGTCGTGAACCTGGCCAACTCCGGCGCCAACGTGTTCTACAACGTGACCACGCCGAAGTTCGCCGCCCAGGCGATCACCAAGGTCCACGAACTGGACTGGGATCCGCTGCAACTGCTCAATTCGGTCTCCAACTCGATCGGCTCGGTCGTCTCCAAGGCCGGCTTCGAGAAGGGCCAGGGCATGATCACCGCGTACTACCTGAAGGATCCGGGCAATCCGAGCTATCAGAACGACGAGGACTACAAGGCCTGGTCGACGTTCATGGATGAGTATTATCCGGACGGTGACAAGACCGACGCGTTCACGGTCTTCGGCTGGTCCGTCTGCAACACCATGGTGCAGGTGTTGAAGCAGGCCGGTGACGACCTGAGCCGCGAGAACATCATGGCCCAGGCCGCGAGCCTGAAGGACTACAATGCCCCGATGCTGCTCCCGGGCATCACCATCAACACCGGCCCGAACGATTTCTATCCGATCGAGCAGTGGCAGCTGGCAAAATTCGAGGGCAAGGAATGGAAGCTGTTCGGCGAGGTCCTCGCGGGCGCCGTGGGCTCCGGTTCCTGA
- a CDS encoding branched-chain amino acid ABC transporter permease — translation MTSTTEYAGTQPAFLRENPKDRITVFGMRLPLVERSLLWFGLAVVVVLPIFYDGYTIYEFGKILMYALAVLGLNILTGFNGQFSLGHSAFFAVGAYTTAILMEQLGVPYWATIPLAAAVSFTAGFLFGLPALRLEGLFLALATFALAIATPQILKYDGISHLTGGVQGIVLATPYPPAWVDSIAVAVSGEALSVDRWKYIFTAIVVVIMFVLAQNLIRSRTGRAFIAIRDNPLSAKTMGINNAIFKSACFGVSAMYTGVAGSLFAIMDEYLAPESFTFAEAIKFLVGGVVGGIASLFGAVFGGAFVLYVPNFSDTIARLLENWIANPQGLSWTVYGLFLIFAVYVMPMGATGLIQILVRKIGVRR, via the coding sequence ATGACGAGCACAACCGAATACGCCGGAACCCAGCCGGCCTTCCTGCGCGAGAACCCGAAGGACCGGATCACCGTCTTCGGCATGCGCCTGCCCCTGGTCGAGCGGTCGCTGCTCTGGTTCGGCCTGGCCGTGGTGGTCGTGCTGCCGATCTTCTACGACGGCTACACGATCTACGAGTTCGGCAAGATCCTGATGTACGCGCTCGCGGTGCTGGGCCTGAACATCCTGACCGGTTTCAACGGGCAGTTCTCACTGGGCCACAGCGCCTTCTTCGCCGTCGGCGCCTACACCACGGCGATCCTGATGGAACAGCTCGGCGTGCCCTACTGGGCGACGATTCCGCTGGCCGCCGCCGTCAGCTTCACCGCCGGGTTCCTCTTCGGCCTGCCGGCGCTGCGTCTGGAGGGGCTGTTCCTGGCCCTGGCGACCTTCGCGCTGGCCATCGCGACGCCGCAGATCCTGAAGTACGACGGCATCAGCCACCTGACCGGCGGCGTGCAGGGCATCGTCCTCGCGACGCCCTACCCGCCCGCCTGGGTGGATTCCATCGCCGTCGCGGTCAGCGGCGAGGCGTTATCGGTCGACAGATGGAAGTACATCTTCACGGCCATCGTGGTGGTGATCATGTTCGTGCTGGCGCAGAACCTGATCCGCTCCCGCACCGGCCGCGCGTTCATCGCCATCCGCGACAACCCGCTGTCGGCGAAGACCATGGGCATCAACAACGCCATTTTCAAATCGGCCTGTTTCGGCGTCAGCGCCATGTACACCGGCGTCGCCGGCTCGCTGTTCGCGATCATGGACGAATACCTCGCGCCGGAGAGCTTCACCTTCGCGGAGGCCATCAAGTTCCTGGTCGGCGGCGTGGTCGGCGGCATCGCCAGCCTGTTCGGGGCCGTGTTCGGCGGGGCATTCGTGCTCTACGTGCCGAACTTCTCCGACACCATCGCGCGGCTGCTGGAGAACTGGATCGCCAACCCGCAGGGCCTTTCATGGACGGTCTACGGCCTGTTCCTGATCTTCGCGGTCTACGTCATGCCCATGGGCGCGACAGGTCTCATTCAGATTCTGGTGCGCAAGATCGGCGTCCGGCGTTAG
- a CDS encoding branched-chain amino acid ABC transporter permease has protein sequence MDLFIEQTLSGLASGAIYACLALAVVMIYQAIDHFNFAQGEMAMFSTYIAWWLIAVAGLPFVAAFFACIVISLVGGFMVERIVFAPIADAPVLSHIIVFIALFSIFNSMAGFLFDFTPKKFPTPFGHEQLIEGVPLSAHRAGMVGVTLIMLGVIYAFFRYTPVGLAMRAAAAAPDSARLVGINVRFMLSLGWGLAAAIGAVAGMLIAPITFLTPDMMLGTLLYGFAGAVVGGLTSPFGAVVGGFLVGVLENWMGTFVVGSQLKLTVALVLIIVVLLFKPAGLFGRVVVKRV, from the coding sequence ATGGACCTCTTCATCGAGCAGACGCTGAGCGGCCTGGCGAGCGGCGCGATCTACGCCTGCCTGGCGCTGGCCGTGGTCATGATCTACCAGGCCATCGACCACTTCAACTTCGCTCAGGGCGAAATGGCGATGTTCTCCACCTACATCGCGTGGTGGCTGATCGCCGTCGCCGGCCTGCCCTTCGTGGCGGCCTTCTTCGCCTGTATCGTCATATCGCTGGTCGGCGGCTTCATGGTGGAGCGCATCGTCTTCGCGCCCATCGCGGATGCGCCAGTGCTCAGCCACATCATCGTGTTCATCGCCCTGTTCTCCATCTTCAACTCGATGGCGGGCTTCCTGTTCGACTTCACGCCGAAGAAGTTCCCGACGCCGTTCGGCCACGAGCAACTGATCGAGGGCGTGCCGCTCAGCGCACACCGCGCCGGCATGGTGGGGGTGACGCTGATCATGCTCGGCGTGATCTACGCCTTCTTCCGCTACACCCCCGTCGGCCTGGCCATGCGGGCGGCGGCGGCGGCGCCGGACTCGGCCCGGCTGGTGGGCATCAACGTGCGCTTCATGCTCTCGCTGGGCTGGGGCCTGGCGGCGGCGATCGGCGCCGTGGCGGGCATGCTGATCGCGCCCATCACCTTCCTGACGCCCGACATGATGCTGGGCACGCTGCTCTACGGTTTCGCCGGCGCGGTGGTCGGCGGCCTGACCAGCCCCTTCGGCGCGGTCGTCGGCGGCTTCCTGGTCGGGGTGCTGGAGAACTGGATGGGCACCTTCGTGGTGGGCAGCCAGCTCAAGCTGACCGTGGCGCTGGTACTGATCATCGTGGTGCTTCTGTTCAAGCCTGCCGGCCTGTTCGGCCGCGTCGTCGTGAAGAGGGTCTGA